tttctgtttcagcaattatgattttaaatattctgctctaatgcagatgtcggttttatatcaaaagaccatatatatatattatactgaacttactgagcatttctttcgctcatacttgcctgtttttaaatttaacctccagtgaggattagcttgcgctgtttaactgtgtaattcaaggaagcaaagaagaagctcttggaaggtggttggtccagggtttgcgaactagtgtaagttttattatataaagttgtttatattatattatattatagttgtgtattttatttgggcctagtatacttcatttcaaagttatactagtgggtttagttttgaattGGATTTTGTTAAAAAGAGTTTTACAAGAAAGTtaaaaatttattgatggaatttggatatcttgtttctagaaatgtaaccttaaaagatcttgggtGTAGTTTCGGGTcgtaaatgataaatatcttccgctggcatttgtatttcgatttaacaggttaatttggattgagatttcatagtgacgaccaaatcctctgaccccggatttgggggcgttacaggttggtatcaaagccgaggttatagtaaactagaaacgagagtgtgtaggagtgtgtatagctatgtgaggacgtttgagctcatatcgagttcctgttagactattggatatagtaccaacgaataagttaagataggcacATTCATTTCAGATGATTctgctgagctggatggaactctaggaagctgcaaacttctattgtggaatcttccgagactatGATTCGACGaagatgaagattatcgatatctttggaatatgaagaagcgtctagaatcagatggcgagtcaactggagagttcaaattggagataaatattaagactttggtaataccttctttttctataaattcttttgacttctctcaaaaggaaatatcagttagaagacataatccctaacaccagtttaatcattttgtgccagaatttttaTTCTCAGGACTTTATTTCCATCaaaaatatcagctttgaaatctttccagttttatttatttgatttgGGTACCTttaatattcttttattctgactgagattaacaaccctaactataagggacacaaggtatacctgtctttgtgataggagttggatgggacgccatcacttgtgtgtgttgtgaatacatgaaggttaacaacctttagtagtgtcttaatttggacacgcaataccaagttcgtttggtcatattgatctctcagttattctttaattttaataatatctttgtcaaattcagattttggttccgttatggtatcaaattcttttctttttgaaatttcatgattttatcattccaaatattcgaaggtatgccaatcaagttaagctgagttatcctgatcaagtcaaagtaaggcgacgtgatggaattacgaaggacgacaatggaatgcaatgcgattaaaatatcagtggcaTATAACGAAGTATGTCTgtctctttatttctctctctatttatctctatctctctttctttttctttttctttctctctatctttctttctattcttctttctctcgatcagtaaaagtgattctattcAGAAATTGGTCAAAAGATACGTGGAAGGAACAATAGTGCGGAGTGAAACTCATGTgataactgtgtggtataagaaatttcagtgttatttgaaattttgagaaatgttatgtatgcaagattggaaagttgaAAAGTAAACCCCTAGTGTcctcttctgctgattccgaggacggaatccttataaggggggtagattgtgatattCCATCttttttttcagaattattattattattattattattattattaatattattatttgaatatgtttaagtggttttctgattaggagggaataaaatggtggatgttttattcttgtttgacgagtttgtgttattaaatggtaatgtgctaattgttaagtgttatatcgatccttgttaatttctaaaaatatttacttaaatgtattattttcaaaagtgtatttgaaaaccgatcattttattgatatcggtaaattgagttcgtttagtaatattagggattggatggatattctgtctgctatgtgttgtatgtaatattaattgtgtggaaCTCAATtatgattgaggattatttgtattattaattactgagtcgtatcgttttgtttttgtctttaaaagtgattttattaaaaatctaatttcataaatatttaaattatctttaaaattattttatgcctttataattacaataattatttttgggattttataaaatttagaaatcaaaatttcatcaattatttagccctatatgattttccgatttcatttatttgcaaaatccgtatttaattccaaaattctttaaaaattaagaaactcatatttatttaagtttgaaatattctgagaattttaaaattattttgggaatttttgggattaattttacccgcgcgttgaatcatttaattgttaaaagtgggtataaattgcatttcaaaaagtgttttaaaattacgaaatttatttttttataaacttcgtgatatttgtaatattttaagactattttcgtgattttctgaatttgtttcaagtgcagctcggttcgttaattttAAAATGTGGGTTTGATGTTAaactcaatttttttttaaaaattatgaaagttttattttactagttttctaattattctgagaattttagaatttgtttggtaatttttctgGTTTTATTTACCGGCGTGTTTATTGGATAAGTTGAGAAATACAgggcaaaacaaaattttcaggtATAAATAAGGATACGTATGTTGCTGTGCTctgttaaaaataaaaaagaaaaagaaaaatccTATAAACTACCCTGGCGTACCCCCACCCCCTTATTCATTTTCTTTCCTCCTGTTCCACCGCCACACCCCTCTCCCTTCTCTCTGTCTCTCTGTCCCTCCTTGTTTATATACTtttcaattttcaaaaattcatatctctcaaaccgttcatccaaatttcaattattatatatataaacgatcagcgcttcgatacctacgcataggtatatattttgcaagattttgagAAGATAATTTGTGGGGCATATTTttgttatatttccgttttaatttattttcgggacattaaaaaggagtatgacggtgttgattactccacatggcatctcagggtgtatatgtctatggttattaattttgaatttttctggagatattttccggacatcagatattctcctcggggtgatcagaatttgTTTTGGATAAGGATTCCTAGATTCTGCTTTTatattttgggtatattatagcatattagtgtttatatatttatttcgtgATTTTAGAATTGGTTGTAAAAGTAATTTTGACCGTGTTATTCAtatctggagtgtttatacgcgtaaatatgaattattatgttgattgttgttggttgtgtcgatatgatatcgactggcagtccgagaaatagaggaggtgctgtccgatttccaagaaaatattatttttagttctgaagattattatttttattattattcgaaaataaatccaaattatttagttaatgatttttatttgattatttaattagagttaattatttcttatgatttaaaaattccaaaaaatagtttcgagttttaaaatattattaaacctcgataaatattattaaatgatttattattattttattcttaTTAAATAAACTGTTCATCCTTTTattacgaaacgaacgcgtatagactcagaaaaatattttgctttcttttaaaatactttCCATACCTAAATGCTTTTGTTTCGGGGACTCGATTAATTTTGCAAATCATTCTGAGTcgtttattgatcaataaatcatattttgatcCGTTTGAAATTCTTAaagtaccgagtcgaaccttttgacgaaccgaggcatgcgctatatgaattatgtgatacgtgagttatgtatttacatgctatgtgaattacgtgtatacgtgggtcataagtcttgtatttgcatgttttctttatgtgtgggctatcgtatgggtagacggtAGGGTTTTGACGTGCaattcgtcgagtaattatcgcttagacgattaaagttatatcttttaattatagatgcggatcattcgagttgatcagggcAATACATTAGATAAAAAATGGAATGGAATgatattggatatctggcttctagcaatcgcaggagcatcATATCAGTAAAGTGTGGGATAGAAAGAcagtgatgttttgagacagaatgtcagaatagatgtgtcattgcgagtgtgactaactgctaaatctcaaaggcaagtatccctatcatcacttatcattcaagtgatatttattttaaattttctaatgcaagtatttctttccctattctcaattcggaatagataaatgttttacatatcgttgaattaaatgattctatttatgcaagtactcttctcctattctatgttcagaatagctaagtgatttttacttatcaaataaatgaattgattaaatgttttgggttttgagaaaaaaggagttggttttgcgagtactcctgcccaagtaaatgggggaataaaagtttataagggtgtcgagtattatgacccctctcaataaaacgTTTTGAGATTGgttggttgcgtaagaggccgtggcggcggtccagtgtgagctatgtgttatacaggatataacaccttgctaggccgatgtgccttgggtacccctttgtttagttggatatgcttcgacataccggtgttgctccgccgctgatcaccggcggcaacacaccgtcgtttgaggattccaatctaaattattatattgcttttgataatatTATAAGGTatgatttatcaagtgttttggttttgaataaagtttatgatttagtccataatcactgtttcacgttgttgtttacgatatttccgtaaacacggttttatgagttttatcctcgtcaagattcaaagtattatTGAAGcttttcgctcgaaaatatcaaaaaaagttttgaatacagtgagaaacaattatccgatttttaataaattttctatttcagcaattatgattttaaatattcggctctaatgcagatgtcggttttatatcaaaagaccatgtatatatgttatactgaacttgctgagcatttatttcgctcatacttggctgtttttaaatttaacctccagtgaggattagcttgcgctgtttatTTGCGTAATTCAAGGGTTTGcaaactagtgtaagttttattttataaagttgtttatattatattatattatattatagttgtgtattttatttcgGCCTAGaatacttcatttcgaagttatactagtgggtttagttttgaattggattttgttaaaaagagttttaaaagaaagtgaaaaatttattgatggaatttggatatcttgtttctagaactgtaaccttaaaagatcttgggtgtagtttggggtcataaatgataaatatcttccgctggcatttgcattttgatttaacaggttaatttggattgaggtttcatagtgacgaccaaatcctctgaccccagatttgggggcgttacatatgAAGTAAGTTTTAAAGTACTTAGTTACCACATTTAGTATTTTCGAGAGTAGGTTTTTCATAATGGAATAGTTTTCTAGTAAATAGTAGGTTTGGTACTAAGAAGTAGTTGTTAGGGGTTTTATACTACACAAGTTTTATACCCGTGCCAATGCACAGGATGAttccaaatattttttataaaaattttaaaatcgatAATTATTCTTTAcattaataaattttaatataaaaattttatttcttaaatttttatatttcttaagtatgttgtatttatatatttaattatttttacatttttatatttCATCGGGACAACCTTTATATACTATATattaacaattttaaaaaaaatattacgGATTTTAAAGTGTTACTAATATGTATAACTGTATTTCAtaaatatgcataattatttttttattttattcttaaatATATTAACATTCTAATAACATGTAATATATATTTGTACATATTTATTTTTACatgatttatttttcaaaaaaaaatcaaatttgttcatTTAGTTGTTATTACATAATTAAAGGAATTTGATGAGAATTGAAATGTTGGTTGTAGTTTGTACCTTACACTTTTTTCAAGTAtgtttttaataatattttattaatttttagtttttttaataACATTTAAAAAACATACTTTGCAATATATTATCAGGGTTattttttcattttattaaaattgtattttattttaagttgtattaatttttaataattattatatttcttttcataatttattatttatagaATTTGTAACATTGATAACCAAACATATAGTAAATGTTTTCATTATTtaataatatcaaaaattatttttacacTGCACATGAAAATTTATAAATAGATTTTTACATAAGAATTGTTTATTGACAAAATGAGTTGACTTATTTACTTTTTGATATAAATATCTTTTACCAAAagtattattatttttttattctaATAACTTTATTTACATGATGATTACATAATGGTTATGTGTGACCCTCGATTATGatattatattttaatgattaattactaattataaTATTAGTCATGATCACTAAATCCTAATTACAATATTATAGTAATGACGATCAAACTATAACCAATTTTTATATAAGAATATTTTTGACAAAATAAGCTGGTTTATTTACTTTTTAATATCAATATTTCTTTATCAAaaatactattatttttattattcaaataactttATTTACATGGTAGTcatattattgtatttttatatttgacATCAATAACTTAAAATATAACATATGCATTATAGTTTAGTTTATTTCTTTCATTGTttgattttttttcatatataaaTTTGTAAAGAgaatattttaatcatatcaCATAATATGGTTATGTAATAATTTTTCTCTTATTTATATATTTCTTTTCTTAATCTTATGAAGTTTAATTGTTTGAGATTTGTATTTTACGtgtttgtaataatattttataatttttcgaTTCTTGTAATTATCTTGAAAAAATACTTTACACCTAATTTTCAtagtacttttaaatatattttataagatttgtatttcaattttcaattttaatagtttttattattattattattatatttcttcctagTCTGTAATTTTCCATTTTATCAAATAAAGCAaaacatatataatatttttccttaaatataatataaatttataaaattatctattcaaaaatatttttaattaaactTACCTATTTCAGTTTTTTAAGAGAGTGATACTACCTTAACCCGATTAACAAATAATTTGTTGAtttttacttatatttatttttattaagataattgttacttgtattatatatataacacttttaatattatttatagtatttaagtatttataattgtaattaaaaattttaattaattacttgTTATGTAATACAATAATagaataaattaattaaatattatctttaatgtattttattatatttatatttaaattttgaattgtaatagttttttattattatatttcttccttATTTTTAAGTTTTATAAGATTCATGTGCTTTAAAGGTTTTCAAAGACAAACTATAATTTTCTCTTtttacaaaacaaaacaaaacatgtgTATTACTTATACCTAAATATAGTTTAAATGTGTTCTTTATTTAGTGAGAAAAATGGATGAATTGGAGAGGGAAGCTAATTTACATGAAATGTCAGGGATGGAATATGATGATTCTACTGGATCAGATGAGGGTTTTTATCCTAGTAGTGAGGAGAGTGATGAAGAGTTCTGTTTTGCTAACCCTCTCCCAGATAAACAGAAAATGAAGTGTGTAGATGGGGTCTTTAATGTTAACACATCTGCCAACAATATTAAATTTAAAGCTGGGATGGTATTTGGTAGTAAGAGTGATTTTAAGCAAGCTGTGAGGTCGTGTTCAATGGCTAATGGTAGACCCTACAAGTTCCTACATGATGACTTAAAAAGGGTCCAAGTTGGGTGTGCACATGGGTGTCCTTTTAGAATGTGGGTAAGTTATAATAAAGAAAAGGATGTGTGGCACTTAAAGTCAATAATAGATGAGCATAACTGTGTGTGGAATTATAAAAACAAGCTAGTCACTACCAAGTATCTTGTAGATCTGTATGGGGataaaattaggaaaaatccaaACTGGAAAATTGGAGAGATGCAGGAAGAGTTTAAAAGGGTACTCAAGGTAGATGTGTGTGATTCTAAATGCTCCAAAGTTAGGAAACAAGCTCTTTGTGATATTGAGGAGAAAATGAAAGAACATTATGCCAAAATTAGGAAATTTGCAGGTGAGGTTTTAAGGAGTAACAAAGACAACACAGTTAAGATCTCTACTACAAGGTTGCAAGAAGGAGATGCAAACAGATTTAGAAGAATATATGTGTGTTATGCAGCCTTGAAGAATGGATGGACAAATTCTTGCAGACTAGTTCTAGGCCTTGATGGGTGCTTCTTGAAGACAGTGACTGGTGGCCAATTGCTTTCTGCAGTAGGGAGAGATGCAAAAAATTGTATTTACCCTGTAGCAATGGCAGTAGTTGAAAGTGAAAACTATGAGTCATGGAAGTGGTTTCTGGAGCTGTTAATAACTGATCTTGATCTTGAAGATGGACACAGGAAGACACTCATTTCTGACCAACAAAAGGTACTTATTTCCCAACTTGTACAACTTTCAATGAATTTTCATCTTGATCTAAATCATGTATTGTTTATATGTCAGGAGCTGGACAAGGCAATCAGGGAATTGTTACCACAAGTGGAGCATAGATTTTGCACCAGACACCTATCTGCCAACTTGAAGAGCAAACATCCAAGTAATTTGGTCATGAGTGCATTTTTTGAAGCATCAACAACAACTCACCCCCAGGCCCATAAGAAAGCAATGAAGGCACTTGAGCAAGCCTCTAAAGGTGCTTTTGAGAAGATGAGTGACTTAGAACCAGGTATGTGGTCCAAGGCTTTCTTTAAGACACACTCATTGACTGATTCCACTGAAAATAATATAAGTGAGTGTTTTAACTCATGGATTTTGAAAGCAAGATATATGCCTATTATTGATATGCTTATAGAGATCCATGACATGCTTATGACAAGAGTTCATCAAAAAAGAGATAGAATGTCAAGACAAGATATTGTTATTGTTCCAAAAGCTAAACAAATTTTAGATGAAGCAATTAAGGAATCATGTGGGCTTACTGTTCTGTGGGATGGTAGGGAGACTTATGTTGTAAAGGGTAGGGGCACATCTTGTTCAGTTAATCTGTAAAGAAGGTCCTGTTCTTGTAGAGTCTGGGATTTGTTAGGTATACCCTGTTGTCATGGTGTTACTGCAATTCAAGAGGCTAGAAAGAATCCCATTGATTATGTTCACTCATGTTATTTAAAGGAAACATATATGTAGACTTATTCATACTGTTTGGATGTGATAAGGGGGGAAGATTTTTGGGAAGATGTGGAGGGTGACTTGGTGTTACCTCCACtaattaaaaaaaaactaaaagGTAGACCCAAAAAGATGAGAAGGAGAGAGGGTTGGGAGGGTGTTGTGTCCAGTGGTAAGAAGGTAAGAGTTAGCTATGAGGGTAGAGTTATGCATTGTGGTCTGTGCAGAGAAGCTCGCCACAAAAGGGGTAAATGTCCAAATAAAGATAAGTTCCCAGAGAATTCAAAGAAGAGGAACAGGGGAAAGAAGACAAAGAATGAACAAACTGCAGAAGATGAAGTTATGGAAGAACTGGAGAGGCAGGGGAGAGAGGAAACAACAGGTGAAAATGATATGATGGATGAGATCTTGAGAGAACAGGAACAAACACAAGGACTCGATGAATTGGAGGCCTCAATCCAGAAATCACAGCCTAAGGAAACTACCAGCAGTTTTATGAAATTTGTAAGTTACATCAGTTTATGTTGATAAATGTTTAACATAAGTTTATATCAATGGTTTGTTTAATACATTTTTTATTTATATTGTAGATGCCAAATCCGGGGTTGAGGAAGCATATGGGACAAATGAGCACCGACAATACTCCACCTGTTAGCACTCCACCCATGACCACTCCAACTGTGACTAATCCACCAGTTAGCAACAAACCTCCAACAAGTGCAGTGGGACAAATGAAAAAATCAACTCCAAGAAAGAGAGTAGCAGGACTTCCACACCCAAGAAAAAAATAGATGAATTACTTATGCCAAAGTTAGAACCATTTgagtactttaaactcttgtcaTTTGTGACATTGAACTACTATTTATGTAGTATAACTCTATGTACGCACTATGGATTAATCTTCTGGTCTTAATATATAACTTTGGCACTGTGTTTATTTCGAACATCTCAATGTTATACTATCACATAAACATAAACATTTCATTCATAAAAACATAAACAATAACATCCATAACATTACATTCACTAATTCTGACATAAATGTTACATCATTAACATTACTTAAAGAACATAACCACAAAACAAACTAAGATAACAAAGCATAACATCTTCTTCATTCTGAAATGAGCTTTTTCCTTCACCATTTCTGTTACGTCGTCCATCTTTTTTTGCATTGCCATACGCTCTTCATCAATTACTAACATTTTCCTTTCTACAAAACTCAACTCTTGCTTGATTTTAGCCAATTCGACATCTTTCATCTTCAATTTTTCCTTCAATCCATGTATAACTTCTCGGGCTCTGTCAGTGTAGGGTGGATCAGCCCATAAAAAAAATTGCACTTCTTGCAGGGATCCCTATAGTTCTTGCAGCCAAAAAACCTCCGACCCGGATCTTGAGTACCTTCTTTCCAAGATTCTTGAAGGggtgatacaatatcacacttACATTTAATATTATCATATCCATGATCGACACCGAAGTTGTTTTTATGGATTCTATACGAGTTAAATGAATTGTTCACAGATGGGGCTGAGGCTGTGGAGCTTTTGGAAGTGGACATGGTAGAAAGAAGGGTAAAAGGAAGAACCCTAATTGCAAGAAAATAAACTGAAGAAGAAGAGAAGTAGTGAATATGGGTTATGGGTTTAAATTTATGGGTTTTAAATGGTCTGGGCGGGTACAACGGTCAAATGACGTGGAAGCCATGTCACTTGCTGATTCAGCTTTCCGTCCAAAACTTAACGACACTAACGGGTAGTGACTTGATTGAAAATTTTTATGAGTACGATCAGTTGACTGACAGCTTTTTGAGTTCGATGACCCAAGTGAAAGTTAGTGGTCACTTGAGTGACCAAAACGCCATTTAACCCTGTGTACATTCTAGCAAGCAATGCAAATAATACTCCCTCCCTCCCTAAAAACGTTTCCAATTTGTGTTGGACATGTTTGCATGCACATTTtttattgttaatatttttaatttcatattaatattaaatataaaaacttcattatattaaagtactcataaatacgaatccaacaaaatcactcatgactatgtttgatattataaATTAAATGTAAATTAGTAATCAATCGCTTACCGTGAACAGTAcgaaaattcagaaagggaaacaTTAGGACGAAGGGAGTAATCTTTTAATGTCATTGCCTTATTGACTTGCTTTATTTGTGGAATTTAGCATCCAAATGCACTCAAATAGTCAGATGTATGTCAATAAGTTTAAAACCATACAAGAACAAATACCAACTTATTTTTTTAGCTGTGATTTTAAATAAATCAAGCAATAAAATATAAGGCCAATAAGCATTTAACAAGTGAGAGGGTAACAGAAGGATGACGATTTCAAGAGCCTTAAGTAGACCGAGTTCTCTTCGAGCCGAGTCAagcagaattttttttttaaacgAGCCGAGTCGAACTGAGTCGAATTTAATAACCAAGCGGAAAGTGATATTCAAACTTGACTCGTTTATAAGTGAGTccgagccgaacacgagtttGTTCACGAACAACCGAACTGAATCAAactcgagccgagtcgagttGTCCACTAATAATTTGCATAATTTTTCAATCGAATAACCTTAAATTATAGTTTATAATTTTATAAGTTGTATTGAGATGAACTACTAGTCTTATCTTACAATTATAAATTCACACTCTACACTTGTTtcttattttatataattttatttccCAATGCGACTTTTAAAAATATAaccaattttatttttttaattattgaGACATTCGTAACTTTATAAATCGTACATTACTTTTAAAAATGACGATATCATAACTTATTACATTTTGCTGTTATTTAAATTGGACTTATGTAAATTCCAAGTTATTTAATGGCGTTTATGAAATACGAAGAATTGGAGATGAATGTATCATGATAACAATTTGATAGTTTACTTACGAAACAACTAAgtgttaaattaataaaaataaacaaaaattctaaaataattaaattatttataattaatgaTGAAAAATGtactaataaaaatatttaaatgatTATTTATAAACTTTATCCGAGTCGAGTTACCCAGTTAGAGCCGAGTCTGAGCCGAACCCGAACTAAACGAACCGAGTCCGAGCCGAACAGACAAAAAGTTCAGCTCAGATTATTTATTTATCCGAGTTCATTTTCATGTTCAAGACCGACTCGTTTAAGAAAACGAGTCAAACTGAATTAtcttttgattttaattttattttacacCGATTCAATAATATAATCTTTTTTTGCCGGCTGAATAACATGTAATATTTTGTTTTGGTCGGAGGTGATCTAATTCTATTTGTCTATGTATAATTATATTGGAGTAATAATTTTAACGAGAGTGCTTTAATTTATTAATAAGAGTGCTTTATGTAATCTGGATGACCAAAATACAGATGACTACcgatttttttctaatttttaatattattttaaataatatagaTAATATAGATGTAGAATAATACACATAACTATATAAACTTGTTATATTAACGAAATACAAGTAACTGTACTTAGTctgtttttaattttattttagtccggtttgaaaattattttattttagcccgaatgagcaa
This is a stretch of genomic DNA from Apium graveolens cultivar Ventura unplaced genomic scaffold, ASM990537v1 ctg7847, whole genome shotgun sequence. It encodes these proteins:
- the LOC141704441 gene encoding uncharacterized protein LOC141704441, which gives rise to MDELEREANLHEMSGMEYDDSTGSDEGFYPSSEESDEEFCFANPLPDKQKMKCVDGVFNVNTSANNIKFKAGMVFGSKSDFKQAVRSCSMANGRPYKFLHDDLKRVQVGCAHGCPFRMWVSYNKEKDVWHLKSIIDEHNCVWNYKNKLVTTKYLVDLYGDKIRKNPNWKIGEMQEEFKRVLKVDVCDSKCSKVRKQALCDIEEKMKEHYAKIRKFAGEVLRSNKDNTVKISTTRLQEGDANRFRRIYVCYAALKNGWTNSCRLVLGLDGCFLKTVTGGQLLSAVGRDAKNCIYPVAMAVVESENYESWKWFLELLITDLDLEDGHRKTLISDQQKVLISQLVQLSMNFHLDLNHVLFICQELDKAIRELLPQVEHRFCTRHLSANLKSKHPSNLVMSAFFEASTTTHPQAHKKAMKALEQASKGAFEKMSDLEPGMWSKAFFKTHSLTDSTENNISECFNSWILKARYMPIIDMLIEIHDMLMTRVHQKRDRMSRQDIVIVPKAKQILDEAIKESCGLTVLWDGRETYVVKGRGTSCSVNL